One stretch of Parafrankia irregularis DNA includes these proteins:
- a CDS encoding YbaB/EbfC family nucleoid-associated protein, translated as MGLFDESLLEAARAELARTEEVTARIRREGAAVRHQASDRGKLLTVTASGDGEITAISFRGDGYRDLAPAELADLLVKTIEQARTGARSIALAGLQDLMLDLPSPIGRLGEVDTSEELVEELLGMFTRNMPDSGAAPVADRNGHWS; from the coding sequence GTGGGACTGTTCGACGAGAGCCTGCTGGAGGCCGCACGGGCCGAGCTGGCACGCACCGAGGAGGTGACGGCCCGCATCCGGCGCGAGGGCGCCGCCGTGCGCCATCAGGCCAGCGACCGCGGCAAGCTGCTGACGGTCACCGCGAGCGGCGACGGGGAGATCACCGCGATCTCCTTCCGGGGGGACGGCTACCGCGACCTGGCGCCCGCGGAGCTCGCCGACCTGCTGGTGAAGACCATCGAGCAGGCCCGTACCGGCGCCCGGAGCATCGCCCTGGCCGGCCTGCAGGACCTGATGCTGGACCTGCCGTCCCCCATCGGCCGGCTGGGCGAGGTCGACACCTCCGAGGAGCTGGTCGAGGAACTGCTCGGCATGTTCACCAGGAACATGCCGGACAGCGGCGCAGCACCCGTCGCGGACCGGAACGGGCACTGGTCATGA